The Leptospira kirschneri serovar Cynopteri str. 3522 CT genomic sequence ACCACTTTTAGAAAATTCTTTCTCGTTTTCTAACGACGAACTAACGTTAATATAATTGTTTAAAGTCGTTTTTTAGATTTTATGGAGGTTTCCAAAAATAAACAAAATTTTTGAAACAACTTTCAAGTCCGCTATTTTTATCAGAATCTGTCCTCAAAAAAACAATGTAATGGAGTTCTGGGAAACTCAGTGTATCGTGTTCTGTAGGGACAGATTCTTTCAGTTTGATCTTTCTAAAAAATACAATTTGATTTTGAGACGTACTTAAAAATGAAACATCTGATTTTAGAAAGCCCGTCTTTTAATTGTTAGTCGAACGGTCCGTAACCCAACCCACCGTAAAAGAAATAAAAATCATAGTGAGATAACGAAGTCCTATTTGGATAAAATAATCCCCCACGCTCATCTTGGACATAGGAAGTAAAATTAAAAAGTCCAGTCCCCAGTTGATTGCAAGCCAGATGAATCCTGTATTAAAAAGAATTGAAAATTTCTTTCCGGAAATTTTCAGAGCAAGAGAGGCTAACAAAATACAACCTGTAAAATTTCCGACAAGAATCATCACCGTTTTGAATAAAAATAAATCGGTCAGTAATTTTCCGTCTCTGGAATGAAACGGAACTGCGACAGCAAAAGGAATTAACCAGACTAAAAAACCATAACTAAAGATACGGACTAAATGTTGTTTCATAATACTCCTCAATGATGTATGAAATTCTAATTCTTTCTATTTAAGAAAAACCCTAGGTAATGAATCAATATTTAAAAAAGTCAAAAAAACTAAATTTTTATTCAAAACCATATAGCAGAATACCAGATATTTTGCACTCCGTTTTACAATAAAAGCTCACGATATTTAATTTTATATGGTCCAGAGTATAATCACATAATAAAATTTTAATATAACAATTTGACAAAGTATGTCATATATTTTCGAAATTCTCTCTAAACTTAAATAACGTGAGTTCGACGTAAGGACTCCATGGTTCATTTTTCTAAAAAAAGTTGAGATCTCAATTCCTAAAGTGTGGGAACTCCCGCAAATCACGATTTTACAAACAAATTCTAAAATTGTAGTAACTCATACTTTTAGAAAATACTTTCTCGTTTTCTAACGACGAACTAACGTTAAATAAAACGAAAGTCAGGTTCATCATAATCAAAAAGATTTACAATAGAGTTGTTGAAAAATTCCATAGTGAAGATTTGTAAAATTGCTTCAATTGTCCATTCAATCCAATACAAACAGATCAAGAATTCATTTTTCAACAACTCTATTGAAATTAAAAATTATATATGATAATTTTTGTCTTATATTGTGTTGTAAACTGAAAACATGAGTGCGGATAGACTTCTTTCCATACTTTTACGACTACAAGCAAAGGGAGGATCTCATCTAGGGACCCGGCAAAAAAAAATTAGAAGTTTCTGAAAGAACAATTCACAGAGACATGGAAGCCTTAAGCGTTTCCGGAGTTCGCGGAACGAGGATCTAAAGGAGGTTGGGAATTATAGAACCAATTTTACCGGGATGAAGAAGGAAGAGATCTTTTCGATGATTCTCACAAGTTCCATTCGAATTACATCTGATCTCGGAAGAAAAAAAGATTTAGATTCGGCGCTTATAAAATTTATGGCTTGCTTATCAAAAGGAAGCGGAGATGGTTCGGCAAAGAATATATGTGGACGACGCCGATTGAGTTGTTCAGAAGAGGAGTTTCCTTTTTTATCTCTTCTACAAGACGCGGTCTGGCAGAAAAAGAAAATCGTTCTGCGATATAAAGTGGATGAAGAATCTAAAAAAGGAATCGTTTCTCCCTTGGAACTTGTGGCTAAAGGAAAAATTTGGTATTTGGTGGCCAAATATGAAAAGGAATTTAGGACTTTCCGTGTTTCAAGAATTATAGAAGCCAACTTAGGAGATTCTTTTGAAAGACCAAAAAGGTTCGACTTGGAAAAGTATTGGAAAGATAGCGCGCTGAATTTTTTATCTAAAATTCCGTCTTATCCGGTGCATTTTAAGATCCGAGTTTTAAAATTTGATTTTTTTAAGAATATATGATATATAAGAATATTAAAATATTCGAAAATTAATAAGGATTAGATCGGAATAAGGGCCGATCTTGAGACTAGGAAATGGGCGTTATACCATATTCTAGGTTTAGGGGATTCAGCGGTTTTATGGGAGCCAGAAGAATTACGAGAGGTTTTGTTGAGTTCTGTAGTAAAAATTATAGATTCTTATTCTAAAATCTTGTGATCGCATTATTGAAAATTCATTTTTCTTTTGTCTTAAAGCGGATGGCAAAAATCATTTTGTTAATCTGAGTTATAGAATTTTTTAACAACTCTATTTATAAAAGTTAATATCCCCGTTCACAGTAAAGTTATAAGATACGATATATTCTTTTCGATTATAAATTTTTATCCGATAGGTCTTAGTAACCGCTAGATTCGAGTCGTAAAATCCAATCTGATTCGAGATAATTGGGAAAAAATGGTAAGTCAAAGTAGTAGTTTTTTGGTTTTCTCATCTTTCTTTTTCCTCTTTCGATCGATTGACAGAGAGTCTTTCCATTTTAAGATAGCCTTATGAAAATTACCGACGAAGTTTTTAAAAATGCACTTTCCCATTTTCCATCAGGTGTCACCGTTATTACTTATTCTCATCTTGGAAAACACGGCGGTCTTACCGTTAGTAGTTTTAGTTCTCTTTCCTTAGATCCTCCTTTGATTTTATTTTGCCTTCAAAAAAATATAACAAGTCACGATCCTATTCATGACTCAGGTAAATTTGTAGTGAACATTTTAGCTCAGGGACAAGATTCTATTTCCAATCAGTTTGCATCTGGTAAAACGGATAAACATTCCCTCATTGGAGAGCTTGGTTGTGAGGTCGGCGATTTAAAAGTCCCTGTTCTACCCGGAATCCTTTCTTACATTGAATGTGAAGTGGATCGGTTTGTAGACGGTGGGGATCATTCTATTGTGATTGGAAAGGTGATTTCTGCAGGATCGAACGACGAGCTTCGGCCTCTATTATATTACAGGCGTAATTATTATTCAATTTAGAATATTTGAATATAATTTTATTTTAAAATTCTGTTTTTAAGTTGTTTGGATTTTTGCTGAGTATTTTTTTGTGTTTAGAGTTCATATGTTACCGATCGCGTTCTAAAATGCAACTAAAGACGAAAGTATATATTAAGTTTATTTAATGTAATTTGTTGCTGCAGCAATAAGTGCGGTCCGGTAAGTCAGATTTGCCCAAATTTTCTTTCGCAGAATGGAAGTAAAACAATTGATTGGGTACTTTGTTATATAGTTCTTTGAGTGGTTTTTCCAAAATCTGTCTCTAAAACGGTTATTTGTTTCAATTTTACAATATTCTATGGAATGGTAGA encodes the following:
- a CDS encoding flavin reductase family protein, giving the protein MKITDEVFKNALSHFPSGVTVITYSHLGKHGGLTVSSFSSLSLDPPLILFCLQKNITSHDPIHDSGKFVVNILAQGQDSISNQFASGKTDKHSLIGELGCEVGDLKVPVLPGILSYIECEVDRFVDGGDHSIVIGKVISAGSNDELRPLLYYRRNYYSI